In Mangifera indica cultivar Alphonso chromosome 7, CATAS_Mindica_2.1, whole genome shotgun sequence, the genomic window CCATATCAACTAGATAGAAGCTGTGTGACAAATTCCTCTAAGTTCTTATCAGAGCTTCCACCTTCATCTACTGCCTCCTTGGCCAATTTTTTCCACTTCTCAGTGttctttcttatattatttgatcTTTCTCCTTCCATGACTTCCTTTATACAAATCTCAATTTCTTCTCTGGTCACAATCCTTTTCTCATTAGCTCTTACTCTAACCCCCACCTGCCACACATCTTCAACAAACTTGGCATTGGTTGTTTGATCCGTCCACTGCGGCATTGCCACCATCGGCACCCCCAAGCTCAGTGCCTCCAGCGTGGAGTTCCACCCACAATGAGTCAAGAAACAACCCACTGATTTATGAGCAAGAACTTCAAGTTGAGGACTCCAACTCACAACCAAACCCTTTTCAGATGATTCCTCGGGGAAATTTCTCGGAAGTTTTGTGAATTCAGGTTCCCTCACCACccacaagaagaagaagttgcTTCTCTTCAGCCCCCATGCAATTTCCTCCATTTGCTCTTCTCCTAGGGCTGCCAAGCTTCCAAATGATACATAAACAACTGAGTTGATTTCCTTTGAGTCTAGCCATGTCTTGCAAGTTTCAGTCATTGGTTTGAAGAGGCTCAGACCATAATCATTATCATCTTGCAACCTCTTGTCCAGGTAAATTGATGGGATTGTTGGTCCAATTGTCTGAATAGGACATTTACTTGCCATGAAGTTCACAACCtgatcaaataatattcagaGATGTCGACAACTTAACTATCACCTTTTTGGTAACGAAGGAAATTGACTCttagatattttaattgaaaaatcaatttttagatttttctatagaataaatcaaattttcaattttttttaaagtaaaagtatatattaacaaaaaaaaataattagccTTTTAATAAGAGTTAGAAACGACCTACGCTCATTCTTTTTGTTTGAAGGACAAATTTTCAGTATAATCTATTGAAGTTATTgaacaaatacaattataattgcttgttttgttttgttttaaaaaccaaatgattagtttgatatcttactttttgaattaaaaaaatcaaactttgttttttatgtCGAAgaaattgaatacataaaatttttttgaatgaatcaaatttcaaatttttctataattaattttatacctttaatataaaatagtgaaaatttagTCCTTTAACACAAAAAACTTTTAGATAGAAAAGCAACTGGGCCAAAAATTTTGTACCTAAAAGTTTGGttggaaaattttgaagtttgatATTGTtcaatagaaaagaaaaaaaaaaaaggaaaatggtgACCTCAAAATAATGCAGAataatatactaaaattatgtttaGGGACTCTTCAACATACCTCATCTTCCAGCTCTAGGAAAGTATTACACAAGGTCCATTTTGGCtcatgaatatttgaaa contains:
- the LOC123220527 gene encoding mogroside IE synthase-like, with product MKTSIHSLFIFFIIFFIVLCFFDSTILSFGKKMGEQKAKETHILTIPFPAQGHINPMLQLSKRLASKNLRVTLVTTTSSRFTIQGLAETSSIKIEPISDGFETGVTLQNANEYSKRFRVVFPQSLAKLVEKYECSGCPVKFIVYDSAIPWMLDVARGFGLDGAPFFTQPWAVNAIYYHFHQGKLEFPVKGSVVSLPAMPPLGIDDLPSFISEPGSYPSFLDAVLNQFSNIHEPKWTLCNTFLELEDEVVNFMASKCPIQTIGPTIPSIYLDKRLQDDNDYGLSLFKPMTETCKTWLDSKEINSVVYVSFGSLAALGEEQMEEIAWGLKRSNFFFLWVVREPEFTKLPRNFPEESSEKGLVVSWSPQLEVLAHKSVGCFLTHCGWNSTLEALSLGVPMVAMPQWTDQTTNAKFVEDVWQVGVRVRANEKRIVTREEIEICIKEVMEGERSNNIRKNTEKWKKLAKEAVDEGGSSDKNLEEFVTQLLSS